In Paludibaculum fermentans, the genomic stretch AACTGTAGTTGCCCACCGCATTCCGCTGGTTCAGGATGTTGTTCTGCGACCGCAGGAACCCCGCCCCGAACTTGAAATTGTGCCGCCCGCGGATCCACGTCAGATCCCCCGAAAGCTGCCGGTTCTGCGAGTCGCGATCGACCGGATTGAAGCCGCCGATGCCCAGCGCCCGGTAGCCCGTGAGACTCATCTGCGAGAACCCGCCGGGAATCGTGTTGTCGCCGCCCTTGATCCCATACTTCGCGTTCAGCAACTGCCCCTGCGTCGAGGCCGGATTGTCGCGCTTGAACAGCGTGAAGTTCCAGCCCGCGCGGACCGAGAGCAGCAGCGTCGGTGTGAAGATGTGATTCCAGCCCGCGCCCGTGTTGTAGCCCTCGGTGATGTAGTCCAGGTTGCCGCCGCCATAGGCGGGCGCCGGCAACGAGGGCGTATCCGGCACCGAGACGTCCTGCTTGCTCAACCGCCAGAAGGCCGTATCCTTCGTGCCCAGGTTCTGGTCCACCCGCACGTCCCACTTGTCCACGTCCTGCCAGCGCGGCGACAAAAACGTGTAGTTCGACGCCAGGTTCGACGACAGCGGAGTGGGATACAGATTGATCAGCCCGCTCGCCACCGGATCGAGCCGCGAAGAGGGGATCACATTGTTTGCGAACACCTGCCCGTTGGTGGGATCCACCAGCTTCTTGGAGGTCAGTTCGCCAAAGTCGCCCGTCCGCATCCGCAGCGTGGGGATCGTGCTCACCACTGTGCTCGTCTCCCGCACCCTCGTCCCTTCGTAGTCGCCGAAGATGAACGTCCGGTTCCTTCCGTTGAACAGCTTCGGAATCACCCCCGGAGCGCCAAACGAGAAGCCATACTGGTTCCGCTTGAACGGCGGCTTGGCCGCGCCGGCCGGCGTGAAGTAGTTCAACGCGTCCAGCTTCTCGTTGCGCAGGAACTCGAACGCCGACCCGTGCACCTGGTTCGTCCCTGACTTCAGCGTCAGGTTCACAATCGCCCCCATCGCGCGCCCGAACTCGGCCGAGTACGCGTTGGTTTGCACCTTGAACTCCTGCACGGCGTCAATGGAAGGCTGCACCATCTCGGCCCGCCGGCCCGCTCCGGCCAACTCCACGGAATTGTTGTCGATGCCGTCGATCAGGTAGTTGTTCTGCGTCACCCGCTGGCCGCCCGAACTGAAGCCGCCAAAGCGGCTGCCCGGCGCCGACGGCACCGCCCCCGTTGAGAGCAGGGCCAGGTCGCCGTAGTACCTGCCGTTGAGCGGCATCTCCACGATCCGCTTGTTGTCGATCACCTGGCCTTGGCTCGCTTCGACAGTGTTGAGCTGCTGGCTCTGCTCGACCACGTCGATCTTCTCCGAAACCGAGCCAACCTCGAGTGTGAAGTTCACCTCGAGCCGCTGATCTACGGCGAGGGCGACATTGCCCAGCGTCGCGAGCTTGAACCCCGGCTTCTCCGCCGCGACGTCATACCGGCCTGGGCCCAGCAACGGCACCGTATACAAGCCGGACTCGTTCGAAACCGCGGTCCGTTCCACGTTTGTACCCGCATTCTTGACCTTTACCGAGGCGCCGGCCACTACCGCTCCACTGGCATCCGCCACCCGTCCGGTAATCTGCCCTGTCTGCCCGTAAGCCGCCGATCCGGCCGCTAAGCTCAATCCGATCAATAAGATTGCGTTAAAAGAGAGACGTTTCTGCATGTTGAATTCCCACCTTCCAGCTCCTCGCTGGCTTTACTAGAGTAAACCGATCTATTTTATATACTACTATGTCGATTGACAAAGGGGAATAAAAAAGAGCCGGCTAGAAACGGTATCTCACCCGCAGCGTGATCGACCTCGGCACACCCGGACAGCCCGCATCCTGCGACGAAAAGTCGTCCGCGATATAGAACCGGTCCGCCAGGTTGGTCGCCGAAACCACCGCCGACACGTTGCCGAACCGGACGCCCAGTGACGACGTGAGCAGCGTGTACGACGGCAGCCACTGCGGGTTCACGACGTTATCCCGCAATGGCCGCGAGCCCACATACGCCGCACTGTTTGTCCACGTAAACCTCGCAAGCTGCAGGGTCACCCCGCCGCCCGCGATGTTGGCCGGACTCATCCGGACCCGGTATCCGCTGAAGTCGGTCGTCAAAGTCGTCCTGAACTCGATGTGCCGCGCATTGTGATGGGCGTAGTTGGCGAAGACCGAGTGCCCGCCCTTGGGCAGCCGGGCCCGCAACTCCGCCTCAAAGCCCCGCACCCGCGAAGTGGCGTTCACGAACGTGAAGTCGTCCGGGCCGGATCGGAACGAGCGCTGCCCGTCGATCTTCCTCATATTGAAATAGGAGGCCTCGCCGCTAAGGCGCCCGCTGCGCACCCGCAACCCGCCCTCCACATTCCGGGTCACCTCCGGCCGCAGCAACTGCGGAATGATCACGTTGTTCTGCGTACTCAGGGCCGGAACCTGCGGCCGGAAACCCTGCGCGAAGTTCCCAAAGGCCACCACATCCAGCCGCTCGCCGCGCAGCAGTGCCACGTCCGCCGCCACCCTCGGGCTCAGCTTCCACTTGTCATACCCTGCCTGCACCGGAGTATCCAGCCTCCGCAGCAACTGGTCGAAGTGATCGAACCTCAGCCCCAGGGTGATGCCTACACGGTCAACCTGCACCCTGTCTTGCAGATAAGCACTCTGCACCGTCTGGTTGAACAACGAAGTCACCGCCGCGCCGCGAATGCCCTTGGGCCCGTTGGCCGCATTCGCCACCGGATTCACATAGTCCGGACCTGTGAATGTGGCCGGATTCGTGAAGGTTGGACTCGCCTGCCGCTGGTCGTTCCCCTCGAACGTGGCCCCGCCCAGCAGCGAACTCTTCACCCGGCCCTTCGCCGCGTCCCAGCGGAGCACCGTGTCGTGGATCCACGTATCCTGCCGCGTATTCGTCTCCGACCACCCCTTGTTCGAGACTGTCGGGGCCGGCAGAATAGTGATGCCGCCGGTCACGAAGCGGTCGTAGCGGTTGAAGTTGAACGTATTCGTCAGCAGCAGGCGCGGCGTCAGCTCCGTGTCCACCTTCCCGGTGAACGAGTGCAGTTGCCCCGAAAAGCCGGCACCGTCGATCCCGAAGTTGTCTTCCGGAGTGATTCCGTACAGCGGCCGTCCATTGCGCAACGGAATGATGGAACCGCGGCCCGCCTCCACGTCGCTGCCCCAGTAGTTCAGCCGCACATTCAGCAGCTTCGAGAACGTGTGGTCCACCGCGAGCGTGCCGAAGTTGGTGTCCCGCCCGGTCTTCTTCTGATACCCATCCGAGCGCGCCAGGGAGCTCGCGCCGGCGATGCGTCCGCGGCTCCATGGAACATGGAACGACCCCTGCCCTTCGAAAGTCGAGAAGCTGCCCACCCCAAAGACCAGCTCCGCGCTGGGCCTGGGTTGCGCCTCCGGTACGGTGAAGAACTGCGCCGTGCCGCCGATGGCGCTGCGCCCATAGACCGACGATGCCGGCCCTTTCACGAACTCCGCCCCCTGCAGCATATTCACCGGAATCATCGTGAGGTCGGCGCTGCCGTTCGCCTGCCGGAACGGAACCCCATCCAGCAGCACCAGCACATCGGCCGTATCCCGCAACCCGCGCGTCGAGATCCTTGTATATACATTGCCCTGCGTGGCATGCTGCAGCCCAGCCACGGTCCGCAGGGCCTCATCGAAGCTGCCGGCGCCCGTGTCGCGCAACTCCTGGGCGCTCACCGTCGAGACCAGAAAGGGTACGTTGAGGGTCTCCTCCTTCACCTTGCTGACGGTCTCCACAAAGTTCGCCATCGGTGCCAGCGCGAGTTCGATCGCCAGCTCCTTCGATCCGCCGGCGGCCAGTTCGAACGGCACCTCTCGCGGGGAGAAGCCCGCCTGGCTGACCGTCAGGTGGTAGGTACCCGCCGGCAGGGCGGAGAGGGACACCCGCCCGTTCTCGTCGCTCTGGGCCGAGCGGCGCGCCGAGCCGGACAGTTCGGCCCGTGCGTCCCGGATGGAGGCTCCACTGGAATCTGTCACCGTCGCGGTGACGGTCCCTGCCGGAGCGGGGTCATTCGGTGCTTGCCAGGAGTGGGCTTGCAGTGTGAAAAGAAGCGCCAGGATCAGCGCGTTGAGTAGGATTCGCATGATTTCGAACTCTGTGGAATAGGAGAGAAACGCCGTTTCCAGCGTTTGGAAAGCGACCGGTTCCAGTACATGAGCAGGCCCGTGACCGACAGCGCAAACGGCGCCAGCCCGATCAGGACATACAGCACCATCACTGCGTACACCGCGATGGGCCCCAGGCCAAAGCCGCCGCCAAACCGGCCGAAGTGCAGCGGCAGCATCAACTTAATGAATTTCGTACCAATCGAGTTGGTGGAGAACCGGTCCACATGGATCACCTGCCCGTCCGCCGGCTCCAGGTAGACATTGGACAGCCCCACCCGGTGCCAGTCGTTCGGCTCCTTCAACTTCACGCCAATCGCCTTGCCGCTATCGTTCGGGAAGCTGATATAGACCGCCCGTGCCCCGGGCATCGCCGCCTCGGCTAGGCGCAGGTAATCCTCATAGCGGATCCGCCGGTCCGCCAGCCGCGTCCTCGCCGGTGGGCCGTTGAAGGCGCATGGGTCGATCTCTCCAATGCGGGCCGTGCGCGTCACCCAGGCCGTGGCGGACTTATACGCATCGGGAAACGCGAAGTACGCGCCGGTGAACGTGACGAATCCGAACAGCAGCGAACTGTAGAACCCCACAACCTTGTGAAGATCGTAGTTCTGGCGCTGCCACCGGCCGCCCCGCAGGTAGTGCAGGCCCGCCCGCCAGGTCCGACGGCCTGGCCACCAGACCACCAGTCCGGTGAGGGCGAGGATCATCCCGGCAATCGCCACAATTCCGTTCACCAGGCGGCCCGTTTTGCCGCCCAGCAGATCCGCATGCAGGCTCCAGAGCCATTGCAGGAACTTGTTCGTGTAGTCATCGCGCCCAATCAGCACTGCGCGGTACTGGTCCACGAAGTTGTGGACCCGGTGCCCCTCCGGTGTGGTGGATCTCAGGTTCCAGGCCGTCTCCGGCCCGGTGTCGAAGGCCGCATTGAAGACCCGGTCGCGCGGATGCTCGCGCAGCACCGCCGCAACGAGGTCGTCCAACGGGAGCCGCCGGGCGTCCGGTTTGACGCTCGACGTCCCGGGTGTCGACATGTAGTTCATCTCCACCCGGAACACAACGATGGCTCCGCTGAGCCCGACAACGCCGAAGACGAGTCCGGCGATCAGGCCCAGCCAGAGGTGAATCTGGTAAAGCCATGCCCGAAACCGGGTACGGCGCGGCTGGTCGGCAAAGGTAGCGAGTGCACTCATGGGAAAAGGGGAATCCGGCCTTAACGCTGGGAGTAGGCCGACAGGGGCGGGCGGACAGTGTCCACTCAAACAGGGAGTGGACTACAAGCTCTTACTTTTTGACTGGTTTCACGGGCGTGGGCGGCGGCGGCAGCGGAGCCGGATCGAGATATCCGCGCGTGCCGTCCGGCCGGATTGGGCCCGGTCCGAAGCCCAGATGCTCGCGGTCGACGTTGTTCTCGCTGCACGAGTACTCGGCCAGCAATTGGCCCGGCTCGCCGGCCACCCACGTCCGCGAGTAAGTGAACGGTTTCGTATAGAACTTCGGATCCTCAATCAGCGTCTCGACGTGCAGGTGGTCGGCATCGGGCCGGGTCCACCGCTCGACGACGTGCAGGGTGTCGCCATGCGGGCTCCCGTTTTCGTCGGCCCAGACCTGCGTGTCCTTAAACCCAATGGAGTCAATCACCAGCGTGTCGCCCTCCCAGTGCCCGATCTCCTCGCCGAAGAACGAGGGATCGGGATCCTCGGAGTGCTTCCGGCCATCCACGGGAATCAGCCGGTAGTAGGTGTAGAAGTAGAGGAACGACACCAGCTTCGGAGTCTGCATCACCATGAACGGCAGGCCGCTGGCGTTGTGCCGCGGAATCCCGCCGATGATGCACACCGCTTCCGGATCCACCGTCGCCGTGGTGTTGTGCTTCCAGGCCGCCTCGCCGGCCGGCGTCAGCGGCAGCTTCAGGCCCGGCAGATCCTTCGCGATATTGCCCACCGGCTTCGTGTTTCGGGTTCCTTTCCAGAAGCCGTTGAAATCGGGGCGGCCATCCGCGGTGCGCGGTGTTGGCTTGGAAGTGCCTTTCTTATCAGCGCCAATCAGATCACCATAAGGCGATTCGGCGGGCTGGTCGGTCGGCTTCGGGGCGGTCGACTGAGCGGCCAGGCGGTCTCCGGCAATCAGGAGGACTCCAGCCAGAATTGTGAGTGCTGAGTGGTTTTGGATGGGCATAGGGTTGGTTTGGATCTTGACTATAACACGAAAACAGTTATTGTAGATAGAATTAGTCGTCTGATGAAAGGAGACTCAATTTGAAGTCAAGATTTGCGCTGATGGCGGCCGTAGCTGTCTTCGCGGCGGCCGTTCCCGTGGTGGCCCACCACTCGTTCGCCGCTGAGTTTGATGCCAGCAAGGCAGTCCGGTTGACGGGCACGCTCACCAAGATTGAATGGACGAATCCGCACTCGTACTTCTACCTCGACGTGAAGAACGAGAAGGGCCAGGTGGAGAACTGGGCCTGTGAGGGCGCCGGCCCCGGAGCCCTCTCCCGCCGTGGGTTCAAGAAGGGCGATATCAAGCTGGGCGACACCTTGATTGTGGATGGATACCGGGCCAAGGACGGCTCCCGGTTGATCGACGGCCGCCGCGTGACGCTGCCGGACGGTCGCAATATCTATGGCGGCACGCCCGGCGATGGTGGACCGGGCGACAACGCTCCGGGCCGCTAAGCACTGGAGTTACCGGACGGGCGGGCGCTTCTCAGGGTGCAGGTCGTGGCAGCCTCGGCAGGTGGCCTCGAGGCGGCCAAAGGCCTGAAGCGCCTGCTCGAACCGGCCCGCCCGTGCTGACAGCAGCACCTCGCGAGCGGCAGCCGAGTTTTGGGCCGCCAGGGCCCGCACATCCTCCTGCCCCGCCTTCTTCCACTCCGCTTCCTCCGCCTTGCCCAGCGCCGCCAGCTTTCCGGCCAGCTTCGCGGACTTTTTCGCATCCCGCGCGGACAGCGCCTCCCACAACTCCTCTTTCCACTCCTGCGCGGCGTCCATCGACTGCTTGCGGTGCTCCGCCGTACCGGCTGAGGCGAGCACGGCGAACACGAATCCGGTGAGTAGTTTACAGCGCATGCGGCTCCTCACAGAAACCCGATCGCCCGGCCCGCCAGGCCCACGCCCAACCACAGCGTGAGCGAGACCACAGCAGAGAGCTTGGCCAGCCGGCCGGGCTGCGTGCCCGGTGCGATGTCCTGTGCGCGCCGGTGGAGGGTCAGGTAGAAGGCCAGCACCAGGACGAAAAGCAGCATTTTCAGGCGGAAGGCCGGATGGTAGTAGCACTTCATCGCCTCGGCGGAGACCAATAGGGCGCCCGAGACCACCGCCCCGGCCAGTCCCATCCAGAACAGCGGAGCGAGCTCCCGGCCCACCTTGGAAGAGACCGTGCGGCTCAGCCCGATGCCGAGAATGGCCAGGTCGCCAATCAGGATCGCTCCGCCGAGCGCGGTCAAGGCCACCAGGTGCAGCATCTCCACCGAGGCGAAACCCCACTTCGAATTGCGCATCACATCGAACAGCGGAGCGGCGGCAAGCCATTGAAAAATAGAGAGGAGAGACATGTTCAGTAGTAGGCGATGGCCCTTCCGGCCAGGATAATCCCGGTCCACAGGGTGAGCGAGGCAATGGCGGCCACCCGGGCCTGTCCGGGCAGGGTGTCCTGCTGATCCCACTCCGCCACCCGGCGGTAGACCGTCGAATGGAAGATGAGAGGGTTCAGCCCGGCCAGCACGAGCAGCAGGATCTTGATCCGGAAGGCCGTGTTTCCATAGGACTTCGCGGCCTCGGCCAGAAACAGCAGCACCCCGCTGACGAACATGGCGGCGAACCCGATCCAAGTCAGCGGCAGGATCCGGCCGGCCACGCTGGACACCGGTTCACGTCTAAGAACCAGTCCCAGCAGGCGCAGGTCGACGATGGCCACGGTCCCGGCCAGCAGCGCGATGGCCAGCACGTGCACTGTTTCAATGAGGGGAAAGAGCAGATCGGACTCGCGGATGACGGTGGCGAACTGCGTGTCGTTGAGCCATTGGAAAAGGTAAGGGACATTTGTTTGCAGCATCCTGGGGATCCTGGAATGGGCGGTGAGCCGGTGACCGCGGCCCAGGTTGGTGACCGGGCCGCAGCCTTCTGAGTATAGTAGATTATATCCGTCTACTAACTATAGATTGATTTAGTATACGTCAGATTGCCGGGTGGCGAAATGGGGGTGGAGAGGCGTTGGGAGGGAAGGATTGGTGAGGCTGAAGGGGAGACGGAGAGGCGGACGGGGAGTGGGCGGGGGGCACGAAGAACGGCCAGGGGATTGAGTTCCGCCGGGTCTGCCTTTCGGACGGCGGCTGGGCGGAGGAGGCGATCGCAGGAAGAGTACTTCAGCCATCCGCAAGGAACCTGAATCTCGGAGACGCGCCAGAAGCCTGGTGCTTGGGGAAGGCGAGTACGCAAGGCGAAAGAAGAGCCCCGGTCCTTGTGATCCCAAGGGTCTGGACGTTGCGGACGATTGCGGCCAAGAGGCGGCAGCCGACGAGGGAGTGCTTGGAAGTGCCAGGTTTGAGCCTGAGGCTCGTGGAGCGGCATGAGACGCCAACTCTTCGGACTATCGATAAGGCCGGGTACCGTCAAGCACTCCGGTAATGAACTTTGAAACTTGGACCACAGCCTAAAACTTCAATTGCTGGACGCGGCCTTGCGGATGCTGCCAGTTCCGGCAAGCGGTCCAACGAATATGATGCAATCGAGAGGGTTCAGCTTCCTGAGCGCTGTGCCGCATGGTGTCGCGCCTATGCGGCGACGCCGGTTTCCCCTGCCTCGCAACACTGCACTCTGTGCCCAAGAGCGCTCCCAGGAATCTAACGAGGTCTGCGATTCTTCGCGACGCAGTGGATCAGCCGTTCCCGCTGCAAGATGACGGAATCGAGATCGGCGGATTCCCAACCGTTCGCCGAGCACTCCTGTAACAGGTTTTCTGCGCAAGCCATCAGGCTTCTGATAAACGGATCAGGGGCAAAATCGAACTGGTGCATTACATTCGTCCCGCCAACCATTCTTTGGACGAACCCAACTTGCCAGGATTCTCGGCGCTTGGCGAAGACCCGGACCAGGTACGGCCCATCCATGAAACTCACTTCAGCATTCCGCCTTCTACCATCAACGAGAGCAACCGCAGCCTCAAGACACCACCTCACTACAACTATCGGGAAATCGCTCCAATGCGGTTCTGGAAAAGCCAGTGTTCCAAATTCGCACCAGATTTGGCCGCAAATGCTTCCGTGGTTGGAACGGGTGAGAGTTCCCGGCAGAACGCGGAGCAGGAATTCCGTTGTCATGTTCACCAGAAAGTTCCAGCGTACCTGAGTGCCATTGACTGCTAAAGGTCAAACGGATGCCCAGGGAATCCAGGAAGCAACGGCACTAAGCAATCCGCCATGAACTGAAGGCTGCGGAGCGCAACACTGCGGAGGCTGAACTACCGGCGTCCAAGGAGCACTTGGCGGCTCTGTTCGGTCAGGTTGACAAACCCCTGGAAGTGGGCGGATGCGGCCCCATCGTTCGCGACACCAGTGAGTACATCCAGGCGAACGGCCTCGACGAACAGCGAACAGCTTCGTGGGTGCGGCGGGTACTGCGACTGTATGGTCGTGAATGCGGCAGACGTCCTCGTGTGTCACTCCCCATCTCGCCGCGAAAGTATCCATCTTCGGCGGCGACAATTGGCTGGCCGCTATTGCCTTGGTCACTTCCCACCGGTGGCCACAGGATCGTTCACCAAAGCCGCGTGTTGGACTCGCTGCCGCCGGTGGACTTGCGGTCTTGAGTGCCGCAGCACAACCGTCGCGCAGTTCGAAAACCGCCGGCGCGTCGGAACTAGACGGGAGACAGGAATCCGCGGTCCTGAAGCATTTGAGCAAAAGGTCTGACAAGCCGGGTCCCACTCCACCGTTCCGCCAATGGACGCCCAGCCGCCATGATCCCGCCTCCACCAATCCCGTCACTCTGCCGGAACGGCGGAGATCCCTGCGGCCCTGATCGCCCCATCGAGTTGAGAAGCAGTGATGACAGCGGAGTCGTAGCTCACGAGAAACCCGCTCTGTCCTTCTGCGAAGCCGAATCCAGTCACACCCTCCATATCCAATAGGCCCTCCAGTGACGATGGGGAGGCTGCGCCCTCCATCGAGTATTGGCGAGACGGTCCCCGCGGATGCAGCCGCTCATACTCTTCCAGGTGGCCACGCCAAATCTGGGCTCGAGCGGCATTCACAGGAACATCGCAATGGCCCTTCTCGTAGCAGTCCACCAGCAGCCGAAGCGCACTCGACTCTCCCTGCTCCGCGGCCCGCTCCAGCCACATCAGCCCCTCCTCGGTATCCTTCTCGCCTCCCTCCCCGAGCAGGAGCATGAAGCCGAGATCGTACCGAGACTCCGCTTCACCCGCCTCCGCGGCCAGACGATACCACCGGACAGCTTCCACCAAATCCTGAGGACCGGCCCAATCCCCGGTCGCATACGCAACTCCCAATGCGCGTTGTGCGTGAACGCTCCCCAGCCGGCCGGCCCGCAGGAGTTCCCGCTGATATTCCGGATTCGACTCATAAGGCTGCAACTCGCGATGAGCCAGAAACCAGATTGCCTCGGGATGTTCCTGGGCGGCAGCGGCCCGCATTAGTCCCAGCATGGAGCCGCGCATCAAATCATCGTCACAGGGAGTGCACCAAAAGTAATGATAGGCGAGCTGATACTCCGCCTCGCAATCGCCGAGATCGACCCAAGGCTGCCAGAGACGCACGACGCCTTCCCAGTCATCGCCATCGAGCGCCTGCTTTGTTTTTGCGAGTAATTCCTGACGCAGGGGTTCTTCCACGGATCAATGCTAACAGGAGCGCTCGGAGGGTTGGCCCGCGCGGCCCGCAACGCCGCATCTCTGTTCTCGAACCAGGAGTTTCTCGACGAGCATCGAGCCTCTGGGCACGTCGGCGCCCTTATCCCTCACGCTTCTGCCCGCTGGTCCGCCCATTTCAAGATCGCGTCCAGCGCCGGACACAGAGCTTGGCCCCAGATGGTCAGCCGGTACTCCACCTTGGGCGGAACCTGCGGATACGCCTGGCGGTGCACGATGCCGTCCGCCTCCAGCGCCTTCAGTTGTTGCCCCAGCATCTTCTGCGTAATTCCGGGGATGGCCCGCTCGAGATCGGAAAAACGCAGAACCTTGCCGCCGAAGAGGTGGAACAGAATCACCAGCTTCCATCGGCCTTCCAGCAGCCGCAGGGCTGCTTCGACATCGGCTGCCGCCGAGACGGGCGTGTAGCGTTTGGACATGACTCGCTCCTAACTTACTTTTTCGTGCGTACTTCCCATTTTAGGAGTAGCATGGCACACTTGCCTCGTGACAGCCAGAACAGGTAACTCCCAATGACAACCACCCATAGCAACTACCCCTTCCCGGTCGCCTCGGAGGAGTTCCAAGGCAAGCGGGTCCTGGTGACCGGCGGAACTAAAGGCGCCGGCGAAGCCATGGTCCGCCGCTTTCTTCTAGCCGGCGCACGCGTCTGTACCGCGGCACGGTCCCCGCTGCCCGCCGGTCAGGCGCCCACCCTCTTTGTGCAGGCCGACCTCGGAAGTGCCGACGGCATCCGCGCGTTAGCCGGCCGAGTTCTGGACGAGTGGGGCGGAGTCGACATCCTGGTCAATTGCGTGGGTGGCTCGGACGCGCCCAATGGGGGCTACTCCGCTTTGACTGACGAACACTGGCAGACGGCGCTCAACATGAACTTATTGGCTGCCGTGCGTTGCGACAGGCACTTTCTGCCCGGCATGATCGAACGCAAAGCCGGCGTCATCCTGCACGTGGCCTCGATTCAGCACCGGTTGCCCTTGTACGATTCCACCCTGGCGTACGCAGCCGCGAAGGGGGCGCTCAGCACCTACAGCAAAGGGCTCGCCAACGAGGTCGGCCCTCTGGGCGTGCGCGTCAACATGATCTCCCCCGGCTTCATCGAAACCTCCGGCGCGCATGGCATGATCGTCGCCTTGGCCGCGAGCCGGGGCACCGACGAGAGCACGGCACGCCAGGCCATCATGGACACGATTGGCGGCATTCCCATCGGCCGGCCGGCACAGCCTGAGGAAGTGGCCGAACTGGCCGCGTTCCTGGCCTCCCCTCGAGCGGCGTCCATCCACGGCAGCGACTATGTGATCGATGGCGGCACGATGCCCACCACGTCCTGACCGGGTGGCCGGCCCGGGACGTCTCGGTGTGTGACTCGCCGGATAGGCGCTTGATCTCTGAAGCCGTCAGGGGCTGGGGACGTCCTGAAAGCGTCCCCAGCTTTCGCACCGCCGCACCTGTCCTGATCAGCGGTGCGCCCTGACGCACTTCTCCCTCAATTCCGGCATTAAACCGTCTTCATTGCCCGTCGCTCAGGATTTATCTTCTCTTTCCATCCAAGCGCTTACAGCCGTACCCTCCTGAGTTGCTCGTCCCCATGGTGTACAACCTCGGCCAAGGAGCAACCACATGGAAATCTTCAAACCGGCGACGGACGGCTTCACGCCGTCGCGCCACTTTCTGCAAACCAGCGGCGCCGAGAACTCCCTCATCCTGGGAGACGACTCGGCCAGCGTCATCACCTGCATCGAGGACCAGGGCCTCTTCAAGGCCCTCCGCGACGACGTCCACCAGCACGTCGCCCCCGCCACCCGCCTCGAGCAGCACATGGCCGACTCCATTGCCGAGGAACTTTGGCGCAACTCCCGGCATTCTCTCGTCGAAACCACCGCCCTCTGCGTGGCCATCGAGCGCGATTGGGAATCGGTCACGAAGGAGTGCCCCAACGCCGATCCCGCTTACCGCACCTACGTCGCCATTCGCGACAGGAGCGCCCGCGACACGGCTTGTATCCGCACCAGCCAGGACTTCGAAGCCCGCACTTGGCGTCGCAGCCGCGCCGACCTCGCCACCCTCCGCACCTACAGGACGAAGCCCCGCTAACGTCCGAAACCGGAGCCCAACGCCATGACGAAACGAACCCGTTGCCACCGCCGCACGCCGCACGCCACCAACCGGCACAGCCTCTACCGCCTGCCTGCCGGCATCGAAGCCAGCCTCTGCCAACAGTCGTTGGAGCAGACGGAGGACATCGCTGACCCGCGCTTCCGCACCCTGTTCGTCCAACGCCTCCTTCTCCGAGGCCATGAGCGCCGCCTCTTCCAACTCGAAGCCAAACTCTGGGCAGAAGCCCTTCATGTCAGCAATGGAGCCCGCCGCCAGGCCGTGCTCTGGATTCACCAGAACCACGCCGAGGTC encodes the following:
- a CDS encoding DUF6644 family protein — its product is MSLLSIFQWLAAAPLFDVMRNSKWGFASVEMLHLVALTALGGAILIGDLAILGIGLSRTVSSKVGRELAPLFWMGLAGAVVSGALLVSAEAMKCYYHPAFRLKMLLFVLVLAFYLTLHRRAQDIAPGTQPGRLAKLSAVVSLTLWLGVGLAGRAIGFL
- a CDS encoding DUF6644 family protein, yielding MLQTNVPYLFQWLNDTQFATVIRESDLLFPLIETVHVLAIALLAGTVAIVDLRLLGLVLRREPVSSVAGRILPLTWIGFAAMFVSGVLLFLAEAAKSYGNTAFRIKILLLVLAGLNPLIFHSTVYRRVAEWDQQDTLPGQARVAAIASLTLWTGIILAGRAIAYY
- a CDS encoding tetratricopeptide repeat protein, which codes for MEEPLRQELLAKTKQALDGDDWEGVVRLWQPWVDLGDCEAEYQLAYHYFWCTPCDDDLMRGSMLGLMRAAAAQEHPEAIWFLAHRELQPYESNPEYQRELLRAGRLGSVHAQRALGVAYATGDWAGPQDLVEAVRWYRLAAEAGEAESRYDLGFMLLLGEGGEKDTEEGLMWLERAAEQGESSALRLLVDCYEKGHCDVPVNAARAQIWRGHLEEYERLHPRGPSRQYSMEGAASPSSLEGLLDMEGVTGFGFAEGQSGFLVSYDSAVITASQLDGAIRAAGISAVPAE
- a CDS encoding winged helix-turn-helix transcriptional regulator — protein: MSKRYTPVSAAADVEAALRLLEGRWKLVILFHLFGGKVLRFSDLERAIPGITQKMLGQQLKALEADGIVHRQAYPQVPPKVEYRLTIWGQALCPALDAILKWADQRAEA
- a CDS encoding SDR family oxidoreductase; this encodes MTTTHSNYPFPVASEEFQGKRVLVTGGTKGAGEAMVRRFLLAGARVCTAARSPLPAGQAPTLFVQADLGSADGIRALAGRVLDEWGGVDILVNCVGGSDAPNGGYSALTDEHWQTALNMNLLAAVRCDRHFLPGMIERKAGVILHVASIQHRLPLYDSTLAYAAAKGALSTYSKGLANEVGPLGVRVNMISPGFIETSGAHGMIVALAASRGTDESTARQAIMDTIGGIPIGRPAQPEEVAELAAFLASPRAASIHGSDYVIDGGTMPTTS